From Streptomyces sp. TLI_105, the proteins below share one genomic window:
- a CDS encoding glucosyl-3-phosphoglycerate synthase — protein MLEEVERWLDRRSWSVADRPLERILAAKRNTKVSVVLPALNEEATVGDIVAVIRRELMTEAVPLVDELVVIDSGSTDRTAEVAAAAGARVVARDSILPRIPTVPGKGEVLWRSLMVTGGDVVCFVDADLRDFSADFVTGIVGPLLTDPDVDFVKAMYDRPFGDTPGQGGRVTELVARPLLNLHWPRLAGFVQPLGGEYAARRSLLERLPFPVGYGVELGLLVDALHTVGLDALAQVDVGVRKHRHQDGQALGRMAAAIYRTAQLRLSRGHLVRPRLTQFERGEQGFEPRTYAVDTEERPPMVEIAEYAQRRVA, from the coding sequence GTGCTGGAAGAGGTGGAGCGCTGGCTGGACCGGCGGTCCTGGTCCGTGGCGGACCGGCCGCTGGAGCGGATCCTCGCCGCCAAGCGGAACACGAAGGTCAGCGTCGTCCTGCCGGCGCTGAACGAGGAGGCGACGGTCGGGGACATCGTCGCCGTGATCCGTCGCGAGCTGATGACGGAGGCGGTTCCGCTCGTCGACGAGCTGGTGGTGATCGACTCGGGCTCCACGGACCGCACGGCGGAGGTGGCCGCGGCTGCCGGCGCGCGGGTGGTCGCGCGGGACTCGATACTCCCCCGGATACCGACCGTGCCCGGCAAGGGCGAGGTCCTGTGGCGGTCACTGATGGTGACGGGCGGGGACGTCGTGTGCTTCGTGGACGCGGACCTGCGGGACTTCTCGGCGGACTTCGTGACGGGGATCGTGGGCCCGCTGCTCACCGACCCGGACGTGGACTTCGTCAAGGCGATGTACGACCGCCCCTTCGGCGACACTCCAGGTCAGGGCGGCCGGGTCACGGAACTGGTGGCCCGCCCGCTGCTCAACCTCCACTGGCCGCGGCTGGCGGGCTTCGTGCAGCCGCTGGGCGGCGAGTACGCGGCGCGGCGCTCGCTGCTGGAACGGCTGCCCTTCCCGGTCGGTTACGGAGTGGAGCTGGGGCTGCTGGTGGACGCCCTGCACACGGTGGGCCTGGACGCGCTCGCACAGGTGGACGTGGGGGTGCGCAAGCACCGGCACCAGGACGGGCAGGCGCTGGGCCGAATGGCGGCGGCGATCTACCGGACGGCGCAGCTGCGGCTCTCGCGCGGGCATCTGGTGCGGCCGCGGCTGACGCAGTTCGAGCGGGGCGAGCAGGGCTTCGAGCCGCGGACGTACGCGGTGGACACGGAGGAGCGGCCGCCGATGGTCGAGATCGCGGAGTACGCGCAGCGCCGGGTGGCGTGA
- a CDS encoding trehalose-6-phosphate synthase — MATVLVASNRGPVSYVLGEDGSLDARRGGGGLVSGLSAIGSQDSLWVCAALGEGDREAVRRGTGEPGVRMLDIDPEVYADAYNGIANSVLWFLHHHLYDIPRGPVFDAEFRRRWESYRAYNRAFAEALAAEAAEGAAVLVQDYHLALVPGQLRELRPDLRIAHFTHTPWASPPYLRMLPDDIREELLRGMLGADRLGFHTRAWARAFEDCAGDLGSTRVAAHPLGVDGEELRALAHRPEVDERLAQLRNEVGGRKTIVRVDRTELSKNILRGLLAYRELLTVHPEWRERVVHLASAYPSRQDLDSYRSYTAAVRELAEEINAEFGTAGWQPVLVSVKDDFTRSLAAYRLADVALVNPVRDGMNLVAKEIPVVSEAGCALVLSREAGAYEELHEDALTVNPFDVTETAEALHTALTMPPSERTDRTKRLAATSTSQPPQRWFLDQLDALRG, encoded by the coding sequence ATGGCTACTGTGCTCGTCGCATCCAACCGGGGCCCCGTCTCGTACGTGCTCGGCGAGGACGGCTCGCTCGACGCCCGAAGGGGCGGCGGCGGCCTGGTCTCGGGCCTGAGCGCCATCGGCTCCCAGGACAGTCTCTGGGTGTGCGCGGCGCTCGGCGAGGGCGACCGGGAGGCGGTCCGGCGCGGGACCGGCGAGCCGGGCGTGCGGATGCTGGACATCGACCCGGAGGTGTACGCCGACGCGTACAACGGCATCGCGAACTCGGTGCTGTGGTTCCTCCACCACCACCTGTACGACATCCCGCGGGGGCCGGTCTTCGACGCGGAGTTCCGCCGCCGCTGGGAGTCGTACCGCGCCTACAACCGCGCCTTCGCCGAGGCGCTGGCGGCGGAGGCCGCGGAGGGCGCGGCGGTCCTGGTGCAGGACTACCACCTGGCCCTCGTCCCGGGTCAGCTCCGCGAGCTCCGCCCGGACCTGCGCATCGCCCACTTCACCCACACCCCGTGGGCCTCCCCTCCGTACCTCCGGATGCTCCCGGACGACATCCGCGAGGAACTTCTCCGGGGCATGCTCGGCGCGGACCGGCTGGGCTTCCACACCCGGGCCTGGGCGAGGGCGTTCGAGGACTGCGCGGGCGACCTCGGAAGCACCCGGGTCGCGGCACACCCCCTGGGCGTGGACGGCGAGGAGCTGCGGGCGCTCGCGCACCGCCCGGAGGTGGACGAGCGCCTGGCGCAACTGCGGAACGAGGTCGGCGGCCGCAAGACGATCGTCAGGGTCGACCGCACGGAGCTGTCGAAGAACATCCTGCGCGGCCTGCTGGCCTACCGGGAGCTCCTCACCGTCCACCCGGAGTGGCGCGAGCGGGTCGTCCACCTGGCCTCGGCCTATCCCTCCCGCCAGGACCTCGACTCCTACCGGTCGTACACGGCGGCGGTGAGGGAGCTGGCGGAGGAGATCAACGCCGAGTTCGGCACGGCGGGCTGGCAGCCGGTCCTGGTCTCGGTGAAGGACGACTTCACCCGCTCCCTGGCCGCCTACCGACTGGCGGACGTGGCCCTGGTGAACCCGGTGCGCGACGGCATGAACCTGGTCGCGAAGGAGATACCGGTCGTCTCGGAGGCGGGCTGCGCCCTGGTCCTGTCCCGCGAGGCGGGCGCCTACGAGGAGCTCCACGAGGACGCGCTCACGGTGAACCCCTTCGACGTGACGGAGACGGCCGAGGCCCTGCACACGGCCCTCACGATGCCCCCGTCCGAGCGCACGGACCGCACGAAGCGCCTGGCGGCCACGTCCACGTCCCAGCCCCCGCAGCGCTGGTTCCTGGACCAGCTGGACGCGCTCAGGGGCTAG